A segment of the Chaetodon trifascialis isolate fChaTrf1 chromosome 2, fChaTrf1.hap1, whole genome shotgun sequence genome:
gtCTCTGTGAGACGTTCAAAGTCTtggtgtgtctgcaggaggagTGAAGCTCGGCCTTGGCGATTTCATCTTCTACAGCGTTCTGGTTGGAAAAGCTGCGGCGACCGGCGGTGACTGGAACACGACGCTCGCCTGCTTCGTCGCCATTCTCATCGTGAGTTCTCGTTTCACATCATCAAATCTCCATGATGAGGCGCTGCGGTCTGTTAGATCTCAATTAGCGATGtccaaacacacctgaaaatCTTCTTCATGAAGCTGACGAAATCCTAAAATCTACAACTTTCAGAAACAGAAAGTTTACCTAAATCAACTTCAGTAACTCGTCAGTTTTAAAGTACACAAACAATCGTCAAAGTCTTCATCAGGAACTACCTGAAATCTACGTCAGCAGGACATCCCCGaaaatctgcagcagctctgaaatcTGAAGAAACGTCCCGAAATGTCACACAGACAAGTCCTCAGAATCTAAGAGACATTCTGAAGTCTGTCCGTGTGACTGAAACACACCTGTAACACACCTGTTCCCTGTGTGAAACACACCTGTAACACACCTGTTCCCTGTGTGAAACACACCTGTAACACACCTGTTCCCTGTGTGAAACACACCTGTAACACACCTGTTGTGTACCTGTCTCAGGGCctgtgtctgactctgctgctgttggccaTCTTTAAGAAGGCTCTGCCGGCGCTGCCCATCTCCATCACCTTCGGCTTGGTCTTCTACTTCTCCACAGACTTCCTGGTTCAGCCCTTCATGGACAACCTGGCTGCTCACCAGTTTTACATCTGACagaaagccccccccccccccccccgtgcaGAGACTACTTCCTGCGCAGGTCTTCTACGAGTCTGTAAACGTCTGTTTGAGGAACCAGCAGGAAGCCTGGTTGTTTTTGCTCAGGTGTGCTTCTGATCACCTGCTGACTGATAGTGCAACGGAAAGATCCGCCTTAGATCCTGTAAGTCATCacgtctgtctgtttctgaggGGACGATTTTAGACGTAATATccactgtgatgtttgtgaCTGAGGCACCACGGCTGCGTGTGACTGGCTGACACACCAGTCAGTCTAAACAAACATTCCTGTTTTTAGCCTGTTAACATTCACTCTGGTTCTGCAGGGAGGAAACTTTGTCACTAACgtaaagcagcaaatgtttttttagttccatttcctgttttgtcttttgactTCCTGTCGGTATCAGTAAACACGAGTCAGAGGTGTTGATCCTGATTGGTTCGCACAGACACATCCAGAGTGATGAGAACCCTGcgtcagagcagcagctttgtgtttctgcaaaGATGCACATTATTAACGTTTAATGCTGAAGCAGCTGATATAGAAACTTTTCAATTCTAAATTTACTTTCAATTAACGGCATGAAACTAATGAATCTATTGAACATCAGTGACTTCATCCAAACTGAAAAGTTTGTGTGAGGCGACGACGACATAAAACTTGAAATGACATCATTGAAGTTTCTGAGAAGGATGACGAACTACAACCCGACGCATTCCCACTTCCTGTGCAGACAGGAAGTtaagagacaaagaagaagctTTAATATTTCTGGATCAATGGTTTGTAAATTTATCGTCATCGTTCGATGTTTTACAGCGTTTCAAGGTGGATTTTTCTCACagaagcttcttttttttacagactTCCCAACAAGGAGCCATTGAAACTGAGATTAGAGTTGATGTAGGCTTAGTTCAGCTTAAACCAGGTTTAAACTGAGACATTCAGCTTGAACTGGTTTAAACTCGTCTCGTCTCGATTTGACTGATGGTTGAAATTGGATTCATCTCTTTGGTTGTGGGAAatgatttttcactgttttctgacattttgtagatAAAAgtttaatcaagaaaataatcatcaggtttattgattgtttgtttcagttttagagaaatctaatctaatctttCACCCAATTCACAGACCAACCTTTCAAAGTGCTTTGACTTGACGCTTTTCAGTTTaaacttcagtgttttgttctcgGTCATGACGGTGTTCGGCTGAAACGTGTCACCTGAGTGTTCTGTCAGTGTGGCctcagaaatgagacagaacaCATGCAGGGGATTCTGGGTAAGAGGGGTGTGGTCTGAGGTTTGGGTGAACTGGAGCTGATTCAGTGTTTGAACATGTTGCAGACTTCTTTTTCTTGTACTGTGCAATAAAGTCAAACTGTTGAACTGCTGGAACGAGCTGAATGAGTAAAAATTATGTGAATGAACTTTTCCCGTCAGAGCTTTTAAGCCTCGTTTAGCTTCGGAGCTAAAATCAGGCAACGTTAACCTCACTCTGGTCATCCGCAGCTTTAAATCTTCAACCACCAGAGGGTGCCACATGGCCATCAATGCCAGGAAAGATGTTCTCGACTCAGTAAATATCAGCACTTTACTCGCCTTCCTGAAACCGCTCCAGTGCTGAACTCCACCTTTTAAGGTGTTGGTGGGTGTGTTTTTGaactctggacagagccaggctagcagtttcgCCTGccttcagtctttatgctaagctaagctaaacataCAACGTCTCACTGTCAGAAGGAAATAAACTGTTCCTTCAAGGCCAAACAGGATAatcctttcagaataaaatccCACAGCTACTGTTTCACACCAACATTTTTATtctggattaaaaaaagaaaaacaacagtcgAGCAGTTCATGAACAAAGACAAGCTGAGAGCGGTTTCTTCTGGATGAAAGGACGTCAGGTGCAGTGTCACCTGTTTAATTCCTCTCTTCAAACTGGGATTTGTTCTTCAGCAGGAACGCTGCCAAATACTCGATGGGGTTCGGAGGTCTGGAAGAGAAAAATCAAACTTACTGTTTGGAGAAGGAGAAACTCTGGATTCATTTATTctgtcaacaaaaacaacaacaacgaggagaaaacaaacaaacaaaaaaacacctgaaaacaagaagtgacaaatgtttttcatcCACCAATAAAAACTTAAAGACAATataaaagatgaagaaatgaaCTGATCACTGATTTCACCAAGGTTTATTCAATGAGCTGCAGAATCACACTGCGCTCCTGATTGGTTAAACAGTTTCCTTCAGCAGCCAATGAGATCTCTGCTAGTACGAGACAGATGAGGGTGATGTTGTGTTTGCTCCGTCATTAGAGACACTTTGGTCcttatattttaaatgaaaatgaaaaaatctttttctgatgtaaaaacatgcacatgcaacaTGCAACATCCACCCTGAAAAAGCCTGAACAAACGCTGCCTGAGAGGAGAAACCCAGGGCAGAAAAGTccacagacatttaaaaaaaaacagactcagTTTTTGACTAAAACTGGATTAAAATCAGGTGCCAGAGGGCCACGAAGGACGGCGGCTCGCCTGTTCACTGACCAACAACCAGCTGTTAActagacctgtgtgtgtgtgtgtgtgtgtgtgtgtgtgtgtgtgtgtgtgtgtgtgtgtgtgtgtgtgtgtggtctgaccGTTCCTTGGCGAGCACCGACAGGCCCTGCAGCAGGATGGGGACCACCGTCTGGTCCAGGTACGCTCTGGTTGGCAGCGCCTGCAGGTCCACCTTCTGCTTCGAGATCTTCTCTGTGCTGGCCTTCTCGTTCTCCACCGTCCTCTGCGGAGCACcagcaaagcatgctgggagcctGCCTCAACTGTCTCATAACAcagtgtactctgtgtgtgtgtgtgtgtgtgtgtgtgtgtgtgtgtgtgtgttacctggatGTTTTCCGTCAGGCCGTACTCTGCGTGGGGGTTTTcagacacctgcaggaggattCGTGCTCACTGGTTTTATAAAGACTTTGAACAGAACTGAGACGAAGGACTAGACTGATCTTTGACTTTAACTTCACACATCTGTTCCAAAGGTCGACACACCGAGTGTCTCACAGCAAACCATCGTCTCTTCATCGACTCATCTCACACTTCTACTTCAGacaacagtgaaaaacatgttGGACTGACCCTTTAACGGCAGTACAGAAACTCGTATGTGGTGCAGTTTTACTATGcattactgtgttttactgtgtattACTCACAGGTGTGTGTCCCTCCATGGACTGATCTGCATCTGTGTGATCTGAAAGACAAACCAGCCCCTTTTTTTACTGGTGTTTTCACATGTTGACGTTTTCTTCAGTCTTTAGATGAAGAGCTACTACATGAACATCGAGGTGAGATCCAGATTGAacacttgaatgaatgaatgaatgaatgaatgaatgaactccaCTTTTCAGCCAGCATGGACGCCATCAGCTGATGGAGATCACGTGATACCAAGAAAACATGGAGACAAGCTCTGAACCTCTGAGTGAGGgatgagccacacacacacacacacacacacacacacacacacacacacacacacacacacactttacagaTATTACCAGGATGAATTATGTAAACcttccttttgctttttctaGGATTTTATGATTAATTGATCATAGAAAAGATTTGCATTTTTTACTAAAATTAGTAATATAAATATAAGAGTGACAGCAGTTAGATTAGTGAAGTATCAGTAACATCGTGCCATCAGCTGTAAGAATGTGCTCCATGATGTGATTATAGACATGGTACGTCTTTAGTCCCAGTGTGAAATTTGTATCATTATGACAGTTTAgagcaaaaaagacaaaataatgagCATTCATCAACAACAGCCTCAGAAAAGCTTAAAATTAGTGGTATGTGTGTGATACTGTGCAGCATACGCCATGTGAAATATTTATTGTAAAGCTGTAATGAAGTTAAAGACCAGATAactgaaagacactgaaacGTGTCTGAGACAGAGGGGACAGTTTGTGAGTGCTGAACTGATGATCTGACTCATTGATTCatgctttcagtgtgtttcccaGCAGATTCTGTACAGAATCAACGGAGTCTGGCTGAACTCGATGTCCCTAAATTGACTAATTTTTAAATGAGGTTTGGTATAAAAGAAACTATAACAAATTACAGGATTAGGCCAGATTACATTAAATGTTTGACCTGCATCATACCATATCATATCAACAGATCCGACCGATGTTCATTTTAGTTCACTTTTGGTTAAGATTAGAATTAGATTTCGACACTAGCAACACCGCCAACGATAAGGAATCACTAAAATCGCTGATGTTTGAGTTTGGTTCAGAGCAACTCGTTTACCGGCTGAGGAAAGAAACGGGCTTTATTTCACTATAAAACTTATCTGAAGAAAAACATCGGACCAACTCTCTtgtttcaaaagaaaaatgtcGAATAAAATGTCTAAAAGTGACTAATAAATTTATTTATTCCAGTTTGAGTCTTGGCCGCTAACAGAGGACGTCAGTAAAACAAAACCGTGTGATGAatttagctgttttttgttCCATTCATCACTACGTCTTCGACTGATTCGAACAGAGTCTTTTATGTTATagactgaaacaacaacaacaacaacaacagcagcagcagcagcagcaacgtTTACTCCTCATTAAAATCTTCACACTGATGATGGTCGGACTGCACCGCATTGAAAGCGGCGGTAAATTAGCTTAGCATGATATTAACGTTCTGTATCTACTAACAAACCACATTAGCGGGTAAAAACAACCTCTGTGGTTTAAACTGAGTCATGAACTCATCAAATCAGCCGAAAATGCGCAGAAAATACGCCGAAATACAGTAAAAAACGGCGAAAAACGAGATCAATGGTCAACAATTAACTTACCGTCCGCCATGTTTGTTGTGGAGATTTACGCAAGATATCTGGCGTACGTCGACTCTGTCCTTAGGCTACGTAGAGAAGACGTCCCAGCGTCGCTATTGGTTCCGGTTTGTGCGGAtatacttcaaaataaaagcacgaaCGTAGATTAAACCGTTGATTCTACAGTTCTTACGTATCAGTCTTAATATGTACTTATGTTTATTATGTAAATATTATATccaaatatatgtatatgtataaagCTAACAGGATGCtgctgtcatgtttcagatccTGTAGATGTTATTAATGCTGCGTTATGTTTCAGATCCTGGAAATGTTATTAATGCTGCGTCATGTTTAAGATCCTGTATATCAGAGCTGGCCATtttacatcatcatcagttcatGGTCCCCTttggatgaattgtaataacttgttttgaagccacatttttttttgcttttcatgacTCATTGAGCAGCTCTGAGCATGACAGCAGTATTTACCTGATAAATATTTCTGAGTTTAATCtagttttaacattttaaaattgaACCATCTCTCacatttcatcttgttttcattttgatttctcTTTCCTATGTATGAATGTTGGTCTAATGAACAGTGATCATCATGCGCAGAACCAACTGCTGAACGGCACAAAACCAGTAACAGTTTATTAATTAGTAATTAGTTCCCACTAAATTCTCTTTTGTGCACCAGTTCAGTGAAACATCATTTAGTGAATAGCTGAGTGCTGATCTCCAAAAGCTGCAGTTGATCATCGGTTTGATCCAGATGCTCGTCCATCCTCACAGTATGAAAGGAATGAGAGCTTTCCTGGAACGAGGGTAGTCCTCAAACCTCTGCTGGTAGTCTCtgcaagacagacaggaaggacaaACTGAAGTCCAAGCtaagcagagctgaaacaattcatCAGAGCAGGAAATTAATCACCAACCATTttgaaaactgatgaaaagtCAAACCTGAGTGTGTTTGGGATCTGAAGTGATAGTTGGAATACGAGGAATCTTACCCAGGTCTCTGAGAAATGATCATGGccagtttttgtattttcagacattttacagGCAAAAGTCCATTAAGACTGAGCCTTATAAAAGGAATAGCTAGTTTCAGGTCTGCCTGTGGTGGTAAAATATCAATATAAATTCAGTTCAGGTGCAGTACTGATGATATGAGCCCTAAAAACACCTTTAACACAACCAAAAATCATGGCTACCTGATGCGCTGGGAACCTATGGGATTCTACAGGTGTACCTGTGGTGCTGGCAGGCTCTGGGCCCGATGGAGCAGATGGTGAAGAAAGCGAAGGCGAAGGTGGGGAAAGACCAAGCAGCCACAGCGTAACCACACCACTCTACAATCTCCCCAAAGAAGTTTCCTCCAGACACAAACTCAAAGATTCCCCCTGAGAGAACACAAAGGTTTGAAAACGctgatcaggatcaggatctgAGTCAGATGGGATCTGGACAGAATGGACTGTGTGAATCTGGATCTGTGGTACCGTTGGGGATCCTGTAGACGGTCTCTCCAGCTTTCCTCAGGTTGCGCAGGATGTGGTCGCTGTGGATGTTGATGGTCATTCCAaccacaaacagaagaaaacctgaatcacaaacaagcagaaaaataaaatttatCCTAAAGTTTCTAAtccaacaggaaatgatgcagccATGGAAAACACAGAGTCTGGGGTTCAAAAAATCATACGGCTGCAACAACACCATAAACAACCTGTCAACAACACCATAAACAACACATATGACctgtcaacaacaacataaacaacctgtcaacaacaacataaacaaccTGTCAACAACACCATAAACAACACATATGACctgtcaacaacaacataaacaacctgtcaacaacaacataaacaaccTGTCAACAACACCATAAACAACATTTAAGACCTGTCAACAACATCATAAACAACCTGTCAACAACACCATAAACAACACATACGACCTGTCAACAACACCATAAAGGCTCTTTAATGGGATGGTAAAAGTCAACATGATCATCTGCTTCAGTTTGGAGGCTTGTTACTGGTGGACCTCGTCTGTGTTGGTCCAGTCTGGTTTGGTGGATTCTTTTGTTAGGTGTTTATGGACATTGTGTCTTCGTGTAGCTTGTCCACTCTGGTAGCAGCTTGTTAATGTAGCCTGCAGTCCACCTGCTCACATGCCTCCACACACGCCTGGTGAAGATCTGCATTCAGCTGAGTCAGCTCTTCTTGTTTGGTGTTATTGTGCTTAATGATTCTAGATGACATCCGTTTCCTTTCTTTTCCGTGTCAGGTGAGTAATCTGGTGTTTAAAGCGACCTGTTGTGGAACTTTTTCAACAGTAGATGGCAGCATGACTTTGAGGTTCAGCCCAGACACTGTAGTCAGGAGCTGGTGCTCCTCTAGAGTCACCTCCGTCtcattcatcatttctgtcctgtatctcaggacacacacagctgtctatGGGTGCTGCagccataacacacacacacacacacacacacacacacacacacacacacacacacacacacacacacacacacacacacacacacacacacacacacacacacacacacacacacacacacacacacacacacgtgaaaaTACGATATACATACATGAATCCAGGCGGTACATTTCCACAAGTCTGAGGACACAAAACGCACTGTTTGCCATCAGCCCTGCAAACACTGAGTCAAAGTCTGCAGACCAGACGTTCAACCAGGACACACACTTGCTTTGTCACAAACCCAGATTATGACTCAGCAGGTTTCGAGTGGGCTGTTGATGGACACTAgtctcccacaatgcattgcacaaaacaatgaaactaaTTGTGGATGGTGGAGGAACAGCTCTGTTCACACccaagaaaacacaacaagaaATCAAATCTTTGGCAAACATGCTGGAGTCCGTCTGCAAAGGTCTGACCGATTCAATAAATGAGCGTTTCTGGAACATGAAGTGTGGAGGTCATCCAAACTACATGAGAACATCACAGCTGGTGGCCCCACAGAAAGAGGGACGGTTCACTGAAGACAGACATATCTTGATGaaattgatattgatattgatattgatccTGACAGACATACCAATGATGGACGTC
Coding sequences within it:
- the dpy30 gene encoding protein dpy-30 homolog; its protein translation is MADDHTDADQSMEGHTPVSENPHAEYGLTENIQRTVENEKASTEKISKQKVDLQALPTRAYLDQTVVPILLQGLSVLAKERPPNPIEYLAAFLLKNKSQFEERN